From one Gammaproteobacteria bacterium genomic stretch:
- the tyrS gene encoding tyrosine--tRNA ligase produces MVSATEALAEIKRGAHEILVESELLEKLEAGRPLRIKAGFDPTAPDLHLGHTVLLNKLRQFQELGHEALFLIGDFTGMIGDPTGKNVTRMPLTRDQVIENARTYESQIFKVLDPEKTRVVFNSSWMGAMDAAGLIQLAAKHTVARMLERDDFQRRYSSGQPIAIHEFLYPLIQGYDSVALNADVELGGTDQKFNLLVGRELQRHFGQAQQVVLTMPLLEGLDGVQKMSKSLGNYVGIVDAPDDMFGKLMSISDELMWRYFELLSFRPLAEVQGLKQRVSEGLNPRDVKFELAKEIIARFHDQAAARRAHEAFVARFQKGALPDVIPEVELAVSADGLAIANVLRDAGLTGSTSEALRMLGQGAVRIDGERVGDRALQFRAPASVVIQVGKRRIARVTLKPG; encoded by the coding sequence ATGGTGTCAGCCACCGAGGCACTGGCCGAGATCAAGCGCGGTGCGCACGAGATTCTGGTCGAATCCGAGCTCCTGGAGAAACTGGAGGCCGGCCGTCCGTTACGCATCAAGGCCGGCTTCGACCCGACCGCACCTGATCTGCACCTTGGACACACCGTACTCTTGAATAAGCTGCGGCAGTTTCAGGAGTTGGGTCACGAAGCGCTGTTCCTGATCGGCGACTTCACCGGGATGATCGGCGACCCCACGGGTAAGAATGTCACCCGCATGCCGCTGACCCGCGACCAGGTCATTGAAAACGCCAGGACCTACGAGAGCCAGATATTCAAAGTCCTCGATCCCGAGAAGACCCGCGTGGTGTTCAATTCGAGCTGGATGGGGGCTATGGACGCCGCCGGCTTGATTCAGTTGGCCGCCAAGCATACGGTCGCACGCATGCTCGAGCGCGATGACTTCCAGCGACGTTACAGCTCCGGGCAACCGATCGCCATCCACGAGTTCCTGTACCCGTTGATTCAAGGCTACGACTCCGTGGCGTTGAATGCCGATGTCGAGCTGGGCGGTACCGACCAGAAATTCAACCTGTTGGTCGGGCGCGAACTCCAGAGACATTTCGGCCAAGCGCAACAGGTTGTGTTGACCATGCCCCTCCTCGAGGGCTTGGATGGTGTACAGAAGATGTCCAAATCCCTGGGGAACTACGTCGGCATTGTCGACGCCCCGGACGACATGTTCGGCAAGCTCATGTCGATCTCAGACGAGCTGATGTGGCGGTATTTCGAGTTGCTGAGTTTTCGGCCCCTCGCGGAGGTTCAAGGCCTGAAACAGCGGGTGTCCGAAGGTCTCAATCCGCGTGACGTGAAATTCGAATTGGCGAAGGAGATCATTGCCCGCTTCCATGACCAGGCGGCGGCCCGACGGGCGCACGAGGCATTCGTCGCGCGATTCCAGAAGGGGGCGTTGCCTGATGTCATACCCGAGGTGGAGCTCGCCGTATCGGCCGACGGGCTGGCCATTGCCAACGTACTCAGAGACGCCGGCCTGACTGGCAGCACCTCAGAGGCACTGAGGATGCTGGGTCAGGGTGCGGTCCGGATCGACGGGGAGCGGGTCGGAGATCGCGCATTGCAGTTCAGGGCGCCGGCCAGTGTGGTCATTCAGGTCGGCAAGCGGCGTATTGCGCGGGTAACGCTCAAGCCGGGCTAA